The Proteiniphilum propionicum genome contains the following window.
AAAAGTCCCTTCTCCATTCATAAGTAGTATTAAAAATAAAATGATAATTTATTTAAATGAGCTAGCTAGTTCCGAGAATTTTTTAAAGAAAAAGTAAGTAGAAAAAATAGCTCAGTGGACTTGCAAACTTAATTGAGACAAAAAGTTAAGCGACATTTTTAATTGATTCTTTTTTAAGATTATACTGATTCCAAAATTCATCAATGGTTAAGTTACCCAATGCTGAGAATCTCCTTTTATGATTATACCAGGTTTCAATATATTCAAATGCATGCAAGCGCATTTGCTCTCTCGTTTTGAGTTTAGTACCATAGACCAATTCAGATTTGAAAGTTTTGAAAAAGCTTTCAGCCACAGCATTATCCCAACAATTTCCCTTTCCACTCATACTTTGCTCCAGATTCAAGGATTTCAACAGGTTTACAGTCTGTTTGCAGGCATATTGGATGCCCCGGTCAGAATGAAATATCATTCCTTCTCCAAAAGGTCTGTTCCTGTTCGCCATCCTGATGGCAGGGATTACGGTATGGGATGCATTCATATGATCGCTTATGGACCATCCGATCAGTTTGCGATCAAAAAGATCCAGCACACAGGTCAGATAAAGAAATCCATCCTTACACGGAATATAGGTCAGGTCAGAGACACACGCTTTCACAGGCTCATCTTGATTAAATTCGCGATTCAACAGATTTGGAGCAACCTTATAGTTGTG
Protein-coding sequences here:
- a CDS encoding IS3 family transposase, whose product is MIYLFIKEYNSKQWTVEVMCKVLKVPRSSYYRWLKDPEGQRKRKYMELDEKIRDAYFAAKGRNGSPRLAKDLQVSGTPVSRTTVAYHMKEMGLRSKLSRRFKVTTDASHNYKVAPNLLNREFNQDEPVKACVSDLTYIPCKDGFLYLTCVLDLFDRKLIGWSISDHMNASHTVIPAIRMANRNRPFGEGMIFHSDRGIQYACKQTVNLLKSLNLEQSMSGKGNCWDNAVAESFFKTFKSELVYGTKLKTREQMRLHAFEYIETWYNHKRRFSALGNLTIDEFWNQYNLKKESIKNVA